A genomic region of Anaerolineales bacterium contains the following coding sequences:
- a CDS encoding aldehyde dehydrogenase, producing the protein MAEAHAPARTLPDQAALDAKLARLQRGKQAWAQLAVAERIAVIDRLFAELPAIEERWIAASLAAKGAAPHSLAEGEETFTLTVTYRLLRYLRKALVDIQQVGQPRLPGKVCWKHAGEWRLDVFPQTLADRIAMPFIQAEVRVHDSLQGDEPPRAAFYRQTDPPAKTCLVLAAGNIASTVNYDFLHKLFVEGHAVMLKINPVNAYLAPLIEEGFRALVEPGYMQVVEGDAEVAAYLVGHAEIDELHLTGSDRTYEAIVFGPGEQGQQRKRNRQPLVTKPFSAELGNISPVIVVPGPWSAGDVRKQAAKIGGWLVRNAGFNCITPRMLIQHASWGQRQALNEGIASYLDGLETRTAYYPGAARLHAKFLAAYPAARQLGQPAPGHLPWTYVPGLDPADLDQLAFCEEPFIGLFSETALDAQDTVEFIAKAVEFANQQLWGTLSASIIVHPKSLQDPLVAAAVEQAVDDLHYGTVVVNHWGALGYYMCITPWGAPPGHDRYDIQSGIGFVNNPLMFERPLKSVVRAPFVSFPDPYDAQAKHSYRYFRQDTRYHAKPSLWNLVKLLWHAVFSW; encoded by the coding sequence ATGGCCGAAGCCCACGCGCCCGCTCGCACCCTGCCTGACCAAGCCGCCCTGGATGCCAAGCTGGCACGCCTGCAGCGCGGCAAGCAGGCCTGGGCGCAGTTGGCGGTGGCCGAGCGCATCGCCGTGATCGACCGGCTGTTCGCCGAGCTGCCTGCCATCGAGGAGCGCTGGATCGCCGCCAGCCTGGCGGCCAAGGGCGCCGCTCCGCACAGCCTGGCCGAAGGCGAGGAAACCTTCACGCTCACCGTCACCTACCGCCTGCTGCGCTATCTGCGCAAAGCACTGGTGGATATTCAGCAGGTGGGCCAGCCACGCCTGCCGGGCAAGGTGTGCTGGAAGCATGCCGGCGAGTGGCGCCTGGATGTGTTCCCGCAGACCCTGGCTGACCGCATTGCGATGCCCTTCATCCAGGCTGAGGTGCGCGTGCACGACAGCCTACAAGGTGATGAGCCGCCGCGGGCCGCCTTCTACCGCCAAACCGATCCGCCGGCCAAGACCTGCCTGGTGCTGGCCGCCGGCAACATTGCCTCCACCGTCAACTATGACTTTTTGCACAAGCTCTTCGTAGAAGGGCACGCAGTTATGCTCAAGATCAACCCGGTGAATGCCTACCTGGCTCCGTTGATCGAGGAGGGCTTCCGCGCCTTAGTGGAGCCGGGCTATATGCAAGTAGTAGAGGGCGATGCCGAGGTGGCCGCTTACTTGGTGGGGCATGCCGAGATCGATGAGTTACACCTCACTGGCTCTGACCGTACCTACGAGGCGATTGTGTTCGGTCCAGGAGAACAAGGCCAGCAGCGCAAGCGCAATCGCCAGCCCCTGGTGACCAAACCCTTCAGCGCGGAACTCGGCAACATTTCCCCGGTGATCGTGGTGCCCGGCCCGTGGAGCGCCGGCGATGTGCGCAAGCAAGCCGCCAAGATCGGCGGCTGGCTAGTGCGCAACGCCGGCTTCAATTGCATCACGCCGCGCATGCTGATCCAGCATGCGAGCTGGGGGCAGCGCCAAGCGCTCAACGAGGGCATCGCTAGCTATTTGGATGGCTTGGAGACGCGGACAGCCTATTACCCCGGCGCGGCGCGCCTGCACGCCAAGTTCCTGGCTGCCTACCCGGCGGCGCGCCAGCTCGGCCAGCCGGCGCCCGGCCACCTGCCGTGGACCTATGTGCCGGGCCTTGACCCAGCCGATCTGGATCAACTGGCCTTTTGCGAGGAGCCCTTCATCGGCCTGTTTTCGGAAACCGCGCTGGATGCGCAGGATACGGTGGAGTTCATCGCCAAAGCGGTGGAATTTGCCAACCAGCAATTGTGGGGCACCCTCTCCGCCTCGATTATCGTGCACCCCAAGAGCCTGCAAGACCCGCTGGTAGCGGCGGCCGTGGAGCAGGCGGTGGATGATCTGCACTACGGCACGGTGGTGGTGAACCATTGGGGCGCGCTGGGCTACTACATGTGCATCACCCCGTGGGGCGCCCCGCCGGGGCACGATAGGTATGACATCCAGTCGGGCATTGGATTCGTAAACAACCCGCTGATGTTCGAGCGCCCGTTGAAGTCAGTGGTGCGCGCTCCATTCGTCTCGTTCCCGGATCCGTATGATGCCCAGGCCAAGCACAGCTATCGCTATTTTCGCCAGGATACGCGCTATCACGCCAAGCCCAGCCTATGGAATTTAGTTAAGTTGCTGTGGCACGCGGTATTCAGTTGGTAG